The Xiphophorus couchianus chromosome 14, X_couchianus-1.0, whole genome shotgun sequence genome includes a region encoding these proteins:
- the LOC114157566 gene encoding transmembrane protein 151B, translating into MQTEEETAAAEEPILEEGSGREQQKPTQQSLASSLCRESHWKCLLLTLLMYGCFATLAWCALCRVPVLGSSSSMPLGGADDATSAAYYNDILHLESPCSSGYVYIPLAFLAMLYVVYLVECWHCFSKTAMLAHAEFQEVYERVQRLQQATPCIWWKAISYHYVRRTRQVTRYRNGDAYTTTQVYHERVNTHASSSEFDYARYGVKDVSKELLALERHPAVRLRFTKCFSFSSARAEAAYLTQRARFFGENEGLDDYMEAREGMHLKNVDFREHILAFPDPARQPWFSRHRVFWLASAFLLSWPLRVVSEYRTAYVHYHVEKLFGEEEDAGGGGVVVGGQGGGGRGAAVEGGTENGIGTGFGLNGTSYRAISRVNTVDMTELEWHIRCNQQMVPSYSEALLMDLDSSGSTNPTASTPISGPPGVTPTQAPHPPPLTLPVVFNSAYLLQSCPRCRRTTSSSSLPSRLRAPMGTTALLNATVAGIRAAAPGSGGIGGRLVLSRSGFSLGRLGGGRQNNLFHSRSIGGGLGGSREDGGGSGGGGSSGGGGSGGFLGIGSRQNNEETRGVLEGEGEEEEEEEEQVRRRENGGRERDEEAEQGGEGGGGGGGGGGGESREAERDRPPSYQDAFFFPVLIIHGEESCHAGDDM; encoded by the exons CAAAAGCCCACCCAGCAGTCCCTGGCCTCCTCCCTGTGCAGAGAGTCCCACTGGAAGTGCCTCCTCCTGACGCTGCTGATGTACGGCTGTTTCGCCACGCTGGCCTGGTGCGCTCTCTGCCGAGTGCCCGTCCTcggctcttcctcctccatgcCTCTTGGTGGCGCCGACGACGCCACGTCCGCCGCCTACTACAATGACATCCTCCACCTGGAGAGCCCATGCTCCAGCGGCTACGTCTACATCCCGCTGGCCTTCCTTGCGATGCTGTACGTGGTTTACCTGGTGGAGTGCTGGCACTGCTTCTCTAAGACGGCCATGTTGGCTCACGCTGAATTCCAG GAAGTGTATGAGCGGGTGCAGAGACTCCAGCAGGCCACTCCATGTATTTGGTGGAAGGCCATCAGCTACCACTACGTGAGGAGGACCAGGCAGGTGACCAGATACCGCAATGGAGATGCATACACCACCACACAG GTCTACCATGAACGAGTGAACACTCATGCCTCCAGTTCAGAGTTTGACTACGCCCGCTACGGCGTCAAAGATGTGTCAAAAGAGCTGCTCGCCCTGGAGCGCCACCCTGCTGTTCGCCTCCGCTTCACCAAGTGTTTCAG CTTCTCCAGTGCTCGAGCTGAAGCTGCTTACCTCACTCag CGAGCGCGGTTCTTTGGGGAAAATGAAGGGCTGGACGACTACATGGAGGCCCGGGAGGGAATGCACCTAAAAAACGTGGATTTCCGGGAGCACATCCTGGCCTTCCCAGATCCGGCCCGTCAGCCGTGGTTCTCTCGCCACCGGGTGTTCTGGCTGGCCTCGGCTTTCCTCCTGTCATGGCCGCTGCGGGTCGTGTCAGAATACCGCACGGCGTATGTGCACTACCACGTGGAGAAGCTGTTCGGCGAGGAGGAGGACGCTGGAGGCGGCGGAGTCGTCGTGGGAGGGCAGGGTGGAGGCGGACGAGGCGCTGCGGTGGAAGGAGGGACTGAGAATGGAATCGGGACGGGATTCGGGCTGAACGGGACCAGCTACAGGGCAATCTCCCGCGTCAACACAGTGGACATGACAGAACTGGAGTGGCACATCCGCTGCAACCAGCAGATGGTGCCCAGCTACTCCGAGGCCCTCCTGATGGACCTGGACTCCAGTGGAAGCACAAACCCCACAGCCTCCACGCCCATCTCTGGACCCCCAGGGGTCACCCCCACCCAAGCCCCCCACCCACCACCTCTGACTCTGCCTGTGGTGTTCAACTCCGCCTACCTCCTGCAGAGCTGCCCCAGATGCAGGAGAACCACATCAAGTTCCAGTCTTCCCTCCAGGCTGAGAGCTCCGATGGGGACCACAGCCCTCCTCAACGCCACCGTTGCCGGGATCCGGGCGGCGGCGCCAGGCAGTGGAGGCATAGGAGGAAGGCTGGTGCTCAGTCGCAGCGGGTTCTCTCTGGGGAGACTCGGAGGTGGGCGACAGAACAACTTGTTTCACTCAAGAAGCATCGGAGGAGGACTGGGAGGCAGCAGGGAGGACGGAGGAGGGAGCGGAGGCGGAGGAAGCAGTGGTGGCGGAGGGAGCGGAGGATTCTTAGGAATAGGCTCCAGACAGAACAATGAGGAGACCAGGGGGGTGCTGGAAGGAGaaggcgaggaggaggaggaggaagaggaacagGTGAGGAGACGGGAAAACgggggaagagagagagatgaggaggcagagcagggaggagaaggtggaggaggaggaggaggaggaggaggaggagaaagtaGGGAGGCTGAGAGGGACCGACCTCCCTCCTACCAGGATGCCTTCTTCTTCCCTGTCCTCATCATACATGGAGAGGAGAGCTGCCATGCTGGCGATGACATGTGA